From Nocardia sp. XZ_19_385, the proteins below share one genomic window:
- a CDS encoding non-ribosomal peptide synthetase — MDTARRSGRGTRRRRSGSPTFGQLLTAAVESAADAVAVRAGAEEFTYRQLDADSSRLARELIERGIGPGDVVAIGIARGIESVLAVWAIAKTGAAYVPVDPAYPAERIAHIVGDSGAAIGLTTSQHRRKLGSDIYWIELNDPVVAQRILDRPEHPISYADRVRPLDERHPAYVIYTSGSTGKPKGVVVTHTGLAGLVAAEAEHYQVTDDSRVLHVCSPNFDVSVLEMLLTFSTGATLVISPPTVFGGFELAELLRSERVTHMLITPGALESVDPADLPDLRVVVVAGDKFGPELVGRWATGDREFYNGYGPTEATILATSTPPMRGDEPVTIGSSIPGVGAFVLDARLRPVPAGVIGELYLSGPALAQGYLGRPGLTAERFVASPFGADAETPGARLYRTGDLVRRADNGIIEYLGRVDFQIKVRGFRVELGEIDNALEAHPAIDYAATLGKTLPSGQTALVSYVLPHTEVDTAALTEYLAESLPAHMIPASIMVLDEIPLNPVGKLDRAALPEPVFATREFRAPATPAEQVVADVYAALLMSGADAQIGADDDFFALGGNSLLAAQAAARIGSALDVRVPVQLLFEASSVTALAERVLQQAATPAGRALHAVERPELVPLSYAQQRMWFLNRFDPASAVNNIPVAVRLSGRLDVVALQSAMRDLVERHEVLRTVYPEVDGAGVQSVLPMTDPRAVPPLPTLDSAPEQVAEFVTRVAMTKFDVTAKPPIRVQLLRLRNDEHVLVCVIHHIAGDGFSMGPLTRDLMTAYVERTRGGRPQWPALEVQYADYAIWQRETLGSEDDPESLLSQQIAYWQAQLAALPEQLNLPADRPRPAAASNRGATFRSTVDADLHAALQKIAQQHNSTLFMVAHTALAVLLSRLSGTRDIVIGTPVAGRGEAALDDLIGMFVNTLVLRTEIAPGASFEDLLGQVRQADIEAFGHADVPFERLVELLDPVRSTARHPLFQVLLVLQNMERTQLELPELSVAGAELNVPLAKFDLQLELVEQTAEDGTPQGLSLAFTYATDLFDEPTVEDFADRFRRILSALTADTAAVVGDVDLLAPGERDLVLREWNTPGAQVPEVTLVDLIAAQAHRRPNAIAVRFGDTALTFGELQRRANRVARALIARGAGPETLVAVALPRTEELPVGLLAVLMTGAGYLPIDTTYPAQRLEFMLSDAAPACILTAADVVGAVPSGDVPVVLLEQTGDLPDAPITDRDRLAPLHPDNLAYVIYTSGSTGVPKGVGVAHRNVVELFANTQALFDFDETDVWTLFHSFAFDFSVWELWCALANGGTVVVVDYLTSRSPELFRELLIREQVTVLNQTPSAFYQLAEADRAAHSGDAGKFALRYVVFGGEALDLRQLQRWYERHAVDAPWLVNMYGITETTVHVSFLELNEQMVDYAASVIGRALPGLDAYVIDERLHPAPVGVAGEINVAGNQLSRGYLGRPGLTATRFVANPYGEPGSRMYRTGDVGRWAGFGGRANLEYAGRSDQQVQLRGFRIELGEIESALLRCPGVSQAVVLVSSDEHAGDRLIGYAVPDTDTHLDPIELRTKAAEFLTAYMVPDAIVVLDALPLTPNGKLDRKALPAPEFVSTAAFRAPSSPIELAVAEVFAGLLNGAEVGLDDDFFALGGNSLLATRAVARINEALDANLAVRELFEASTVAALAARVVVGTGDSTRPPLARGERPARIPLSLVQQRMWVLNQLDQASPAYNIPLAIRLTGVLDVSALRYAVADVLERHEALRTRYPVTGPGGLPYQEIVSVAEALPGGLDVETTSNPIAHITDMMSRGFDVTSAVPLRAVLLNSADNPEEHLLVVVVHHISADGVSMAPLARDLATAYVSRVEGRSPAWVPLEVQYADFALWQRAAIGADDDETSVAAKQLAYWRKRLSGLNGELALPLDRPRPPVPSMRGAATGISVPTEVHENLVRIAREHNSTLFMVVHAALAVLLARMSGSSDIAIGTAIAGRGERALDDLVGMFVNTLALRTTVESGSSFAELVEQARETDLSAFGNADVPFERVVEEVAAGRSAHNPLFQVVLSFESTDAPTLELPGLTIAGLDAGAIAAKFDLQVIVDPRTSGELNVVFSYATDIFDESTAKAFARRFERILAAVATDPHTVVGDIDILDAEERDRGQAGQTAHAEPVENTSTAGAALTQSLTAAVEDDPEGPALVWGEQAVSYQELDARSSKLARVLIDRGCGPGTGVAVRLERGVDAAVASWAVLKTGAALVPSGLPGGLEVKIGLGSGVEDLDWLALEDAAVRAEIDAQSPRPVTYANRLRTLRGSDPALIDDGSTLTYDELAAAVDRFTGRAELTFESRTYGTGRPGSAAGLLEVVAAGSNGASVVVAASGDLTGLLADEWVTHLLTDQAGLGSVDFGELEDLRTVVLTGSAAAAGGDTVEIIPLADLLGTEVSSRIG; from the coding sequence ATGGATACTGCCCGTCGTTCCGGTCGTGGTACCCGTCGCCGCAGGTCGGGCAGCCCTACCTTCGGTCAACTGCTCACCGCGGCCGTGGAGTCCGCCGCCGATGCGGTGGCCGTGCGGGCCGGCGCCGAGGAATTCACCTACCGCCAGCTGGACGCCGACTCCTCGCGGCTGGCCCGGGAGCTGATCGAACGCGGTATCGGCCCCGGTGACGTGGTCGCCATCGGCATCGCGCGCGGCATCGAATCGGTGCTGGCGGTGTGGGCCATCGCCAAGACCGGCGCGGCGTATGTGCCGGTCGATCCGGCCTACCCGGCCGAGCGGATCGCGCACATCGTCGGCGACTCCGGCGCCGCGATCGGTCTCACCACCTCACAGCACCGGCGCAAGCTCGGCTCCGATATCTACTGGATCGAACTGAACGATCCGGTCGTGGCGCAGCGGATCCTCGATCGCCCGGAGCACCCGATCTCCTACGCCGACCGGGTCCGCCCGCTCGACGAGCGCCATCCGGCCTACGTCATCTACACCTCCGGCTCCACCGGCAAGCCCAAGGGTGTTGTCGTGACGCACACCGGCCTGGCCGGGCTGGTCGCCGCCGAGGCCGAGCACTACCAGGTCACCGACGATTCCCGGGTCCTGCACGTCTGCTCGCCGAACTTCGACGTCTCCGTGCTGGAAATGCTGCTCACGTTCTCCACCGGCGCGACGCTGGTGATCTCGCCGCCGACGGTGTTCGGCGGTTTCGAGCTGGCCGAGCTGCTGCGCTCCGAACGTGTCACGCACATGCTGATCACCCCGGGCGCGCTGGAGTCGGTGGATCCCGCCGATCTGCCCGACCTGCGGGTCGTGGTGGTCGCGGGCGACAAGTTCGGTCCCGAACTGGTGGGTCGATGGGCCACCGGGGACCGCGAGTTCTACAACGGATACGGGCCGACCGAGGCCACCATTCTGGCGACCAGCACGCCGCCGATGCGCGGCGACGAGCCGGTCACCATCGGCAGCTCGATCCCGGGTGTGGGCGCGTTCGTGCTCGATGCGCGGCTGCGACCGGTGCCCGCCGGGGTCATCGGCGAGCTATACCTATCCGGCCCCGCGCTGGCCCAGGGCTACCTGGGCCGCCCCGGCCTGACCGCTGAACGGTTCGTGGCCAGCCCGTTCGGCGCGGACGCCGAGACTCCGGGGGCCAGGCTGTACCGCACCGGCGACCTGGTGCGCCGTGCCGACAACGGCATCATCGAATACCTGGGCCGCGTCGACTTCCAGATCAAGGTCCGCGGTTTCCGCGTGGAACTCGGCGAGATCGACAACGCGCTGGAAGCGCATCCCGCCATCGATTACGCGGCCACGCTGGGCAAGACGCTGCCCTCGGGACAGACCGCGCTGGTGTCCTACGTGCTGCCGCACACCGAGGTCGATACCGCAGCGCTGACCGAGTACCTCGCGGAATCGCTGCCCGCGCACATGATTCCGGCGTCGATCATGGTGCTCGACGAGATCCCGCTGAACCCGGTCGGCAAGCTCGACCGTGCGGCGCTGCCCGAGCCGGTTTTCGCCACGCGCGAATTCCGTGCTCCCGCAACCCCCGCCGAGCAGGTCGTCGCGGATGTGTACGCGGCACTGCTGATGTCGGGTGCGGACGCCCAGATCGGCGCTGACGACGACTTCTTCGCCCTCGGCGGCAACTCGCTGCTCGCCGCGCAGGCCGCCGCCCGCATCGGTTCCGCGCTCGACGTGCGCGTCCCGGTGCAACTGCTGTTCGAGGCCTCGTCGGTGACGGCGCTGGCCGAGCGGGTGCTGCAGCAGGCGGCGACTCCCGCGGGCCGGGCGTTGCACGCGGTGGAGCGGCCCGAACTGGTGCCGCTGTCCTACGCGCAGCAGCGCATGTGGTTCCTGAACCGCTTCGATCCGGCCAGCGCGGTCAACAACATTCCGGTCGCGGTCCGATTGTCCGGGCGACTCGATGTGGTGGCCCTGCAGTCGGCGATGCGGGATCTGGTGGAGCGGCACGAGGTGCTGCGCACGGTCTACCCCGAGGTCGACGGCGCCGGGGTGCAGTCGGTGCTGCCGATGACCGATCCCCGTGCGGTGCCGCCGCTTCCGACGCTGGACTCGGCCCCGGAGCAGGTGGCGGAGTTCGTCACCCGGGTGGCGATGACCAAGTTCGACGTGACCGCCAAGCCGCCGATCCGGGTGCAGCTGCTGCGGTTGCGCAACGACGAGCACGTACTGGTGTGCGTCATCCACCACATCGCCGGTGACGGTTTCTCCATGGGCCCGCTGACCCGGGACCTGATGACCGCGTACGTGGAGCGCACCCGCGGCGGCCGCCCGCAATGGCCGGCGCTGGAGGTGCAGTACGCCGATTACGCCATCTGGCAGCGGGAAACGCTCGGCTCCGAGGACGATCCGGAATCGCTGCTGTCGCAGCAGATCGCGTACTGGCAGGCCCAGCTGGCGGCGCTGCCCGAGCAGCTGAACCTGCCCGCCGACCGGCCCCGGCCCGCCGCGGCCTCGAACCGCGGCGCGACGTTCCGGTCCACCGTGGACGCCGACCTGCACGCGGCCCTGCAAAAGATTGCCCAGCAGCACAATTCGACCTTGTTCATGGTCGCGCACACCGCGCTCGCGGTGCTGCTGTCCCGCCTGTCGGGCACCCGCGACATCGTCATCGGCACCCCGGTGGCGGGCCGCGGCGAGGCCGCGCTGGACGACCTGATCGGCATGTTCGTCAACACGCTGGTGTTGCGCACCGAGATCGCGCCGGGCGCCAGCTTCGAAGACCTGCTCGGCCAGGTCCGCCAGGCCGATATCGAGGCGTTCGGCCACGCCGACGTGCCGTTCGAACGCCTGGTGGAACTGCTGGATCCGGTCCGGTCCACCGCCCGGCACCCGCTGTTCCAGGTGCTGCTGGTGCTGCAGAACATGGAGCGCACGCAGCTGGAGTTGCCCGAGCTGAGCGTGGCGGGCGCGGAGCTGAACGTGCCGCTGGCGAAGTTCGACCTGCAGCTGGAGCTGGTCGAGCAGACCGCCGAAGACGGCACGCCGCAGGGCCTTTCGCTCGCCTTCACCTATGCGACCGATCTGTTCGACGAGCCGACCGTCGAGGATTTCGCGGACCGCTTCCGCCGGATCCTGTCCGCGCTCACCGCCGACACCGCGGCCGTGGTCGGCGATGTCGACCTGCTCGCCCCCGGTGAGCGGGACCTGGTGTTGCGCGAGTGGAACACTCCGGGCGCGCAGGTCCCCGAGGTCACCCTGGTGGATCTCATTGCGGCACAGGCGCACCGGCGCCCGAACGCCATCGCCGTCCGTTTCGGTGACACCGCGTTGACCTTCGGTGAGTTGCAGCGCCGGGCGAACCGGGTAGCGCGGGCGCTGATCGCGCGCGGCGCCGGACCGGAAACCCTTGTCGCCGTGGCCCTGCCGCGCACCGAGGAACTGCCGGTCGGCCTGCTCGCGGTGCTGATGACCGGCGCGGGTTACCTGCCGATCGACACCACCTACCCGGCGCAGCGCCTGGAGTTCATGCTCTCCGACGCCGCGCCCGCCTGCATTCTGACCGCCGCCGACGTGGTCGGTGCTGTGCCCTCCGGTGACGTGCCGGTAGTGCTGCTGGAGCAGACCGGTGACCTGCCGGATGCCCCGATCACCGATCGGGACCGCCTCGCACCCCTGCACCCGGACAACCTGGCCTACGTCATCTACACCTCCGGCTCCACCGGCGTGCCCAAAGGCGTCGGCGTCGCGCACCGCAATGTGGTGGAGCTGTTCGCCAACACCCAGGCGCTGTTCGATTTCGACGAGACCGACGTGTGGACGCTGTTCCACTCCTTCGCCTTCGACTTCTCCGTGTGGGAACTGTGGTGCGCGCTGGCCAACGGCGGCACCGTCGTCGTGGTCGACTACCTGACCTCGCGGTCACCGGAACTGTTCCGCGAGTTGCTGATTCGCGAGCAGGTCACGGTGCTGAACCAGACGCCGTCGGCGTTCTACCAACTGGCCGAGGCCGATCGCGCCGCGCACTCGGGCGACGCGGGCAAGTTCGCGTTGCGCTACGTCGTCTTCGGCGGCGAGGCGCTGGACCTGCGCCAGCTGCAGCGCTGGTACGAGCGGCACGCCGTGGACGCCCCGTGGCTGGTCAACATGTACGGCATCACCGAGACCACGGTGCACGTGTCGTTCCTGGAACTGAACGAGCAGATGGTCGACTACGCGGCCAGCGTGATCGGCCGGGCCCTGCCGGGTCTGGACGCCTACGTCATCGACGAGCGCCTGCACCCGGCGCCGGTCGGCGTCGCGGGTGAGATCAATGTCGCCGGTAACCAGCTCTCGCGCGGCTACCTCGGCCGGCCCGGGCTCACCGCGACCCGTTTCGTCGCGAACCCCTACGGGGAGCCCGGTTCTCGCATGTACCGCACCGGCGATGTCGGCCGCTGGGCCGGCTTCGGCGGGCGCGCGAACCTCGAGTACGCCGGTCGCAGCGACCAGCAGGTGCAGCTGCGTGGCTTCCGGATCGAGCTCGGTGAGATCGAGTCGGCGCTGCTGCGCTGCCCGGGCGTGAGCCAGGCCGTGGTGCTGGTCAGCTCCGACGAGCACGCGGGCGACCGGCTCATCGGATACGCCGTGCCCGACACCGACACACACCTCGACCCCATCGAATTGCGTACCAAGGCAGCCGAATTCCTGACCGCCTACATGGTGCCGGACGCGATCGTGGTGCTGGACGCGCTGCCGCTCACCCCGAACGGGAAACTGGACCGCAAGGCCCTGCCCGCACCGGAATTCGTGAGCACGGCCGCCTTCCGGGCGCCGTCCTCGCCGATCGAGCTGGCCGTCGCGGAGGTCTTCGCCGGTTTGCTCAACGGTGCCGAGGTCGGGCTGGACGACGATTTCTTTGCCCTCGGCGGTAATTCGCTGCTGGCGACCCGCGCGGTGGCCCGGATCAACGAGGCCTTGGACGCGAATCTCGCGGTGCGCGAACTGTTCGAGGCCTCCACCGTCGCGGCGCTGGCCGCGCGCGTCGTCGTGGGCACCGGGGACTCGACCCGGCCGCCGCTGGCCCGGGGCGAGCGTCCGGCCCGGATTCCGCTGTCGCTGGTGCAGCAGCGGATGTGGGTGCTCAATCAGCTCGACCAGGCCTCGCCCGCCTACAACATTCCGCTCGCGATCCGGCTCACCGGCGTGCTCGATGTGTCCGCGCTGCGCTACGCCGTCGCCGACGTGCTGGAACGGCATGAGGCGCTGCGCACCCGCTACCCGGTCACCGGACCGGGCGGGCTGCCGTACCAGGAGATCGTCTCGGTGGCCGAGGCGCTGCCGGGCGGGCTGGACGTGGAGACCACCTCGAACCCGATCGCCCACATCACCGACATGATGTCGCGCGGTTTCGATGTCACCTCGGCGGTGCCGCTGCGCGCGGTGCTGCTGAACTCCGCCGACAATCCCGAGGAGCATCTGCTCGTCGTTGTGGTGCACCATATTTCGGCCGACGGTGTCTCGATGGCGCCGCTGGCTCGCGACCTGGCGACCGCTTACGTCTCCCGCGTCGAGGGCCGTTCGCCGGCCTGGGTGCCGCTGGAGGTGCAGTACGCCGACTTCGCGCTCTGGCAGCGCGCCGCGATCGGCGCCGACGACGACGAGACCTCGGTGGCGGCAAAGCAATTGGCGTACTGGCGCAAGCGCCTGAGCGGACTGAACGGGGAACTGGCGCTGCCGCTGGATCGCCCGCGTCCGCCGGTGCCGTCCATGCGTGGTGCGGCGACCGGGATCAGTGTGCCCACCGAGGTGCACGAGAACCTGGTCCGCATTGCGCGCGAGCACAATTCGACGCTGTTCATGGTCGTGCACGCGGCGCTGGCGGTGCTGCTGGCGCGCATGTCCGGCAGCTCCGATATCGCCATCGGTACCGCCATCGCGGGCCGCGGGGAACGGGCGCTCGACGATCTCGTCGGCATGTTCGTCAACACCTTGGCGCTGCGCACCACCGTCGAAAGTGGTTCCAGCTTCGCCGAACTGGTCGAGCAGGCCCGGGAGACCGACCTGTCGGCCTTCGGCAATGCCGACGTGCCGTTCGAGCGGGTGGTCGAGGAGGTGGCCGCGGGTCGCAGCGCGCACAACCCGCTGTTCCAGGTAGTGCTGTCCTTCGAGAGCACCGACGCGCCGACCCTCGAACTGCCCGGCCTCACCATCGCCGGGCTCGATGCCGGCGCCATCGCGGCCAAGTTCGACCTGCAAGTGATCGTCGATCCGCGCACCTCCGGTGAGCTGAACGTCGTATTCAGCTACGCGACCGACATTTTCGACGAGTCGACGGCCAAGGCGTTCGCCCGCCGCTTCGAGCGGATCCTGGCCGCGGTGGCCACCGACCCGCACACCGTCGTCGGCGATATCGACATCCTCGACGCCGAGGAACGCGACCGCGGCCAGGCCGGGCAGACCGCCCACGCCGAGCCCGTGGAGAACACCAGCACCGCCGGCGCCGCGCTGACGCAGTCGCTGACGGCCGCGGTGGAGGACGACCCGGAAGGTCCCGCGCTCGTGTGGGGCGAACAGGCCGTCAGCTACCAGGAGCTGGACGCGCGCTCGTCGAAACTGGCGCGGGTGCTGATCGATCGCGGCTGTGGTCCCGGCACGGGTGTCGCGGTCCGGCTCGAGCGCGGCGTCGACGCGGCGGTGGCGAGCTGGGCCGTGCTCAAAACCGGTGCGGCCCTGGTGCCCTCGGGCCTGCCCGGCGGACTGGAGGTCAAGATCGGGCTCGGCTCCGGGGTAGAGGACCTGGACTGGCTCGCGCTCGAGGACGCGGCCGTACGCGCCGAGATCGACGCGCAGTCGCCGCGCCCGGTCACCTACGCGAACCGGCTGCGCACCCTGCGCGGCAGCGATCCGGCCCTGATCGACGACGGCAGCACGCTCACCTACGACGAGCTGGCGGCCGCGGTCGACCGGTTCACCGGCCGGGCCGAGCTGACCTTCGAATCCCGCACCTACGGCACCGGCCGTCCGGGTTCGGCCGCCGGTTTGCTCGAAGTGGTGGCGGCCGGGTCCAACGGTGCGTCGGTGGTGGTCGCCGCGAGTGGCGACCTGACCGGATTGCTCGCCGACGAGTGGGTGACACATCTGCTCACCGATCAGGCCGGACTGGGCAGCGTGGACTTCGGCGAGCTCGAAGATCTGCGCACCGTGGTGCTGACCGGCAGTGCCGCGGCCGCGGGCGGCGATACCGTCGAAATAATTCCGCTGGCGGATTTGCTGGGAACCGAGGTGTCGAGCCGGATCGGCTGA